The window TTTGACAACAGAGGAATGGATAAACATCTTCAAGAAACTGGACCTTGAGCCTAAAGCTGACATGCAGACAAAAGAATGGGAGCTGTTTTTTGGCAGGATAGGCCTGAATAAGGAGTTCGATGCTGCTACAGAGGCTCCGGCTATTTCTACAGGTACCACGAACCAGGAGGTTCGGACAAAGCCCGAAAACATGAAGCCCGACACATCTTTTGACAAATCTTCAACAATCGCCACTTCTTCAAAAGCATCATCTGTTACTCCTGATATTTATGCGACGGCCCAGGTTAAAACAGAGGCGCTTCCCAGTAAACCAAGCCTGGCAGAAACCCCTAAAACCCCGGCTTTTGAACCCGCAAAGCCGCAGGAGCACGCAAGGTCATCAAGGATCTCATTTGACTTGAAAGGAATGGATATTTTATCCGTGCTTAAAATGATATCCCAGAAAAGCGACCTTAACATAATCGCAGGCAATAATGTCAAAGGAAGCGTTACAATTTACCTTAAGGACGTGGATGCAAGGGATGCCCTTAAAATGATACTTGAAATGAATGACCTGGCCTATGTGTATGAAGACAAGGTAATAAAGGTAATGACCGCGACTGATTATGAAAAGGTTTACGGAAAAAAGTTTTATGACAGGACCGCCGTTGAGATAGTTAAGCTGAATTTTGGGAAAGCTGACAACGTCTTAAAGACCCTTACTAATGTCAAAAGCAAGATAGGCCAAATCATAGCCGACAGCGCTTCAAACTCGCTAATAATAATAGACACACGGGACAATATAAATGACATTAAAAAAATGATAAAAACACTGGATGTTAAAATAGACACAAAAGCGTTTCCCTTAAGCTACGCCAGGGCTAAAGACATAGCTGACAAATTTAAGAACGTAATTAGCCCTAATATAGGCGATATCCAGATAGACGAAAGAAGCAACCAGCTTATAATTACTGATAGTGAAAACAAACTGGCAGATATAGCGGTATTGGTAGCATCGCTTGATAAACGGCACAAGGAAGTATTGATAGAAGCAAGGATCGTTCAACTCCAGCACGGCAATCAAAACAAGATAGGCATAAACTGGGAGAGCGTGTTCAGCAAAATAAACGACCAGGCCATAGCAGGCCGCGTAGTTGCAAACCTCGGCAATATAAAGAACATACCTATTAAAGTCGGCGGCGATAACGGCATACAGTTGAATGTAGGGACTCTTAATACGAACAATTTTTCAGCCATAATCGATGTGCTTCAAACAGTGGGAAAGACGGACCTCGTAGCATCGCCCCGTATAGCTGCTATTGAAAACAAGGAAGCAAGAATCCTTGTCGGCACAAAGGAAGCTTATGTAACTACGCAGATTATAAATGCCGGCACCTCAACAGTAAGCCCTGTAGTTGCGGAATCCGTTAATTTTGTTGATGTAGGAATGAAATTATTCGTTACCCCTAATATAGGCGATGACGGCTATATAACGATGAAGATCAGGCCTGAATTGAGCTCAGTTGACCGGCTTTTAACAACTTCCCAAAACAACGAAATCCCTATCTTACGCACATCCGAATCAGAAACAACGGTCATGGTGCAGGACGGAGTAACTATAGTAATCGCAGGCCTTACTGAAGAAACAGAAATAAAGAAAGTCGAGGGTATCCCTCTTCTTTGCCGTATCCCTCTAATAGGCTCTCTTTTTGGCAGGACATCAACCGAAAAATCTAAGAGCGAGCTTATAGTTTTCCTTACACCGCGCCTTATGAGCGGAAATCTATCAAGCGAAGAAGCCAAAAAATAAAGGTAAGGAGTTATTGTGCCCTTGTTCTTATATACAGCAAAAAACACTTCTGGCCAACAGGTTTCAGATACTATTTCAGCTGAAAATGAAAAAGCAGCTGTAAGCGCGCTTCAGTCCTCTAACCTTTTTCCGGTCTGGCTAAAGCCTGCCAAAAAACCCTTTAACTTACCGGGGCTTTTTAAGTACAACAAAATAGGGCATAAAGACAAAACTCTTTTTACAAGAAGGCTCGCAGACTCCATAAAGGGAGGGCTTACTCTTACAAGAGCCCTGTCAGTCATTGAAAGAGCTACTGAAAATGAGGAGCTTAAAAAAATAACAAAGGAAATCCTTGTTATGGTCCAGGAAGGTTTCAGCCTGTCGCAGGCGCTCAAAAAATACCCTGAAGTATTCCCCAACATTTACCTAGGCATGGTACAAGCCGGCGAATCAGCAGGCCTTTTGGATTCAGTTTTGTTGAAACTGGCGGAATTTAATGAAAAAGAGACCGAGTTAAGGTACCGCATAAACGCGGCTCTTGCCTACCCTGCGATAATGATGGGTGTAGGCCTGTTAAGCGTGTTTTTCCTTCTCGGTTTTGTGATACCAAGATTTGAGGTTATGTTTCAGGATTTGGGGCAGTCCATACCTCTTCCTACAAAGATACTTATAAGCATAAGTAATTCTCTAAGGCAGGGCTGGTGGCTGTACTTGCTTATAGCCGCAGCTTTATCTGTATTCGCGGTAAAATTTTCACGGTCTGACAAAAGCAGGGAAGTCTTTTCAAAAATAAAATTAAACCTGCCTTTATTCGGCGCTTTCTTTAGGAAAGACCTGATATCCCGTTTTATAAGGATGCTGAGCGTTTTGCTGGGCAACGGCGTTCCTGTTCTTGAGGCGCTTGCCCTGGCCAAAAACTCCATAGGCAACCGGGTCTTTGAACAGGAAATCGAAAAAATATACAAAAGCGTAAAAGACGGGCACGGACTTGTTGAGCCTATAACTAAAAGCCGTTTCTTTCCTCCCATGGTTTCTGAAATGATATCTATAGGCGATGAGACCGGCAGGCTTGAAGAGTCTTTGGCTAAAACAGCCGACACTTATGACCGCGAAGTCGAATACTCAGTGAAAACCCTGACTACGCTTCTTGAACCTGTAATAATTCTTTTTGCAGGCATAGTAGTTTGTTTTATAGCTATTTCCATGCTGCTGCCCGTTTTTCAAATGAGCACTGGAATACGATAAAACAACAGAACCGAGTAATGAGTCATGGGTCTTGGGTCTTGACACACTACCCATGGCTCAATACTCATGACGGGTTTTGAGAGTTTTTTGACTCAAGACACACGACCCATGACAAGACAACTATAATTTATAGGAGTCATCAATGAACAACAAAAGAAACAGAGGCTTCACCCTTCCATTGCGGGATGTCACGAATTTTAGAAAAATTAGCACGGGTTTCACCTTAATCGAAATAATGCTTGTAGTAACCATAATCGGCATACTTGCCGCTGTGGTACTGCCAAGGCTTGTCGGGAAAAGCGAGGAAGCGCGCACGAGCGCGGCAAAACTTCAGATAGAGAACCTTTCGCTTGCTCTTGACACGTTTGAACTTGACAACGGCAGGTATCCTGCCACGGACGAAGGGCTTAACGCTTTAAGGAACGCGCCTGTAACTCTTAAAAACTGGAAAGGCCCGTATATGAAGAAGGATGTCACAAAAGACCCCTGGGGTAAGCCCTATAGCTACAAATGCCCGGGCGTTCATAACAAGGATTTTGACCTTTATTCCTGCGGAGCTGACGGCCTTGAAGGAACAAATGACGATGTTACTAATTGGGAAAATAAATAATAACGGTTTTACACTGGTAGAAGTTTGCCTGGTCGGCCTTATACTTTCAGTTATGTTCGCGATAGCCTGGCCCAAAATGGGCAGCTTCGCACGCCGCACGCAATTGCACTCAGCGGCTGACGGGATAGCAGCCACCTTGCGTTATGCAAGGGATCTGTCCCTTACCCGGAACAGCTATTACAGGCTCAGCTTTGATAACAGCCTTAAAGGCTACCAACTGTTTTTTAAAAGCGGTTTTGGCGGTTTAAAGGAAGATTATAAACCTTTTGAAGATTCTTTGCATAGAAAACGGCTGCTTTCACAGAACATTACTATTGAAGACATCAGCCAACAGGAAGTTGTTTTTAACCCGGACGGTACAAGCGAGGACTTCAGTCTTTCCATGAACGACGCACAAGGAAACAAGCTTGCTCTGAAATATCAGGGAAGCACCGGTAGAACAATGATCGCAGAACAATAA of the Candidatus Liberimonas magnetica genome contains:
- a CDS encoding type II secretion system F family protein, which translates into the protein MPLFLYTAKNTSGQQVSDTISAENEKAAVSALQSSNLFPVWLKPAKKPFNLPGLFKYNKIGHKDKTLFTRRLADSIKGGLTLTRALSVIERATENEELKKITKEILVMVQEGFSLSQALKKYPEVFPNIYLGMVQAGESAGLLDSVLLKLAEFNEKETELRYRINAALAYPAIMMGVGLLSVFFLLGFVIPRFEVMFQDLGQSIPLPTKILISISNSLRQGWWLYLLIAAALSVFAVKFSRSDKSREVFSKIKLNLPLFGAFFRKDLISRFIRMLSVLLGNGVPVLEALALAKNSIGNRVFEQEIEKIYKSVKDGHGLVEPITKSRFFPPMVSEMISIGDETGRLEESLAKTADTYDREVEYSVKTLTTLLEPVIILFAGIVVCFIAISMLLPVFQMSTGIR
- the gspG gene encoding type II secretion system major pseudopilin GspG; this translates as MNNKRNRGFTLPLRDVTNFRKISTGFTLIEIMLVVTIIGILAAVVLPRLVGKSEEARTSAAKLQIENLSLALDTFELDNGRYPATDEGLNALRNAPVTLKNWKGPYMKKDVTKDPWGKPYSYKCPGVHNKDFDLYSCGADGLEGTNDDVTNWENK
- a CDS encoding GspH/FimT family pseudopilin, giving the protein MTMLLIGKINNNGFTLVEVCLVGLILSVMFAIAWPKMGSFARRTQLHSAADGIAATLRYARDLSLTRNSYYRLSFDNSLKGYQLFFKSGFGGLKEDYKPFEDSLHRKRLLSQNITIEDISQQEVVFNPDGTSEDFSLSMNDAQGNKLALKYQGSTGRTMIAEQ